A genomic window from Polaribacter gangjinensis includes:
- the pdxA gene encoding 4-hydroxythreonine-4-phosphate dehydrogenase PdxA: protein MDKSDKIIVGISIGDLNGIGIEVILKTFDDKRMLEFCTPVIFGATKAISYHKKVLENETQVHGITDISQANAAKINVLNIWKDEVDIEIGKPTAISGEYALKSLESAVNHLKENKIDVLITAPINKENIQSDAFHFPGHTEFLEEKLGGKSLMILMTDELRIGLITGHIPISKVAETITPELITSKVETMHASLIKDFGINKPKIAVLALNPHCGDKGVIGKEDDEIIRPTIAAIQETGKLVFGPYAADGFFGNETYKQFDGVLATYHDQGLAPFKALSFGKGVNFTAGLSHIRTSPDHGTGYDIAGKNLAKSSSFEEALFTAIQLFRNREEHKELTKNQLQTK from the coding sequence ATGGATAAATCTGATAAAATAATTGTAGGAATTTCAATAGGAGATTTGAACGGAATTGGCATTGAAGTGATTTTAAAAACCTTCGATGACAAACGCATGTTAGAATTTTGTACACCAGTTATTTTTGGCGCGACTAAAGCCATTTCGTATCACAAAAAAGTATTAGAAAACGAAACACAAGTCCACGGAATTACAGATATCAGTCAAGCAAATGCAGCAAAAATAAATGTATTAAACATTTGGAAAGATGAAGTTGATATCGAAATAGGAAAACCAACTGCAATTTCAGGAGAATATGCTTTGAAATCTTTAGAAAGCGCCGTAAATCATTTGAAAGAAAATAAGATTGATGTATTAATTACAGCACCAATAAATAAAGAAAATATTCAATCTGATGCATTTCATTTTCCAGGTCATACAGAGTTTTTAGAGGAAAAATTAGGAGGAAAAAGTTTGATGATTTTAATGACAGATGAATTGAGAATTGGTTTAATTACAGGCCATATTCCCATTTCAAAAGTGGCTGAAACCATTACCCCAGAATTGATTACATCAAAAGTAGAAACCATGCACGCCTCTTTAATTAAAGATTTTGGCATCAATAAACCAAAAATTGCAGTGTTGGCATTGAATCCACATTGCGGAGATAAAGGAGTAATTGGCAAAGAAGATGATGAAATTATCAGACCAACAATTGCTGCAATTCAAGAAACTGGAAAGCTAGTTTTTGGGCCTTATGCAGCAGATGGTTTCTTCGGAAACGAAACTTACAAACAATTTGATGGTGTTTTGGCAACCTATCATGATCAAGGTTTGGCACCCTTCAAAGCACTTTCATTTGGAAAAGGAGTGAATTTTACAGCAGGATTAAGTCATATTAGAACTTCGCCAGATCATGGCACAGGCTATGATATTGCTGGGAAAAATCTTGCAAAATCATCATCATTTGAAGAAGCTTTGTTTACGGCAATACAACTATTTAGAAACCGAGAAGAACACAAAGAATTGACAAAAAATCAATTGCAGACTAAATAA
- a CDS encoding riboflavin synthase: MFTGIIETIGVVTNCVKEQGNLHVTIKSSITNELKVDQSVAHNGVCLTVVDIKNDEYTVTAIKETLDKTNIGRLKINDIVNLERAMKLGDRLDGHIVQGHVDGTGICTKISDENGSTWFTFQYPRNKNNVTIEKGSITVNGVSLTVINSKENEFSVAIIPYTKEHTTFKTLQLNDVVNLEFDVIGKYVARLTAFAN, from the coding sequence ATGTTTACAGGAATTATTGAAACGATTGGAGTTGTTACAAACTGCGTAAAAGAGCAAGGAAATTTGCATGTAACTATTAAAAGTAGCATCACAAACGAACTAAAAGTAGACCAAAGTGTGGCTCATAATGGCGTTTGTTTAACGGTTGTTGACATCAAAAATGATGAATATACAGTTACTGCCATCAAAGAAACGCTTGATAAAACAAACATTGGTCGTCTAAAAATTAATGATATCGTAAATTTAGAACGCGCTATGAAATTGGGTGATAGATTGGATGGTCATATCGTTCAAGGTCATGTTGATGGAACAGGAATTTGCACTAAAATTTCGGATGAAAACGGAAGCACTTGGTTTACATTTCAATATCCAAGAAATAAAAATAATGTGACTATTGAAAAAGGCTCAATTACGGTTAATGGTGTGAGTTTAACAGTAATCAACTCCAAAGAAAATGAGTTTAGTGTGGCAATTATTCCGTATACAAAAGAACACACCACTTTTAAAACTTTGCAATTGAATGACGTTGTGAACTTAGAGTTTGACGTTATTGGAAAATATGTTGCTAGATTAACAGCTTTTGCAAACTAA
- a CDS encoding ATP-binding protein, producing the protein MLFNQIIGQDHIKKHLQTAAENGRIPHAQLFIGKEGSGTLPMALAYAQFLLSHFSENPEISALKCEKLQHPDLHFSFPVTTNDVVKSHPTSNAFLEDWRQFMETQPYGSLFNWLQHIGVENKQGLINVEESEEIVKKLQLKSYEGGFKVMIIWMAEKMHTSAANKLLKLIEEPPQKTIFLLIVEDEEQLLSTIKSRCQALHFPGLSERDIANSLVVNYQLSENEASNIAHQAEGNYNKALQLMQNDSSDLVFEEWFVAWVRTAFRAKGNVTVVQQLIAWSDTISKTGRETQKRFLEYCLQFFRQALLFNYKSEQLVFIETKTDFNLSKFAPFVHSNNILDIEKEISDAMYHIERNGNAKIILLDLSIKLTRFLHKKEPTV; encoded by the coding sequence ATGCTTTTCAATCAGATTATAGGTCAAGACCACATCAAAAAACATTTGCAAACGGCTGCAGAAAATGGCAGAATTCCTCATGCACAACTTTTTATTGGAAAAGAAGGTTCAGGAACATTGCCAATGGCACTTGCTTATGCGCAGTTTTTGTTGTCTCATTTTTCTGAAAATCCAGAAATTAGTGCTTTAAAATGCGAAAAATTACAACATCCAGATTTGCATTTTTCATTTCCTGTAACTACCAATGATGTTGTAAAAAGTCATCCTACAAGCAATGCTTTTTTAGAAGATTGGCGTCAATTTATGGAAACACAACCTTATGGAAGTTTATTCAATTGGCTGCAACATATTGGTGTTGAAAACAAACAAGGATTGATAAATGTGGAGGAATCAGAAGAAATTGTAAAAAAATTACAGTTAAAATCTTATGAAGGTGGATTTAAAGTGATGATTATTTGGATGGCTGAAAAAATGCATACTTCTGCTGCAAATAAATTGCTAAAACTGATTGAAGAACCACCTCAAAAAACAATTTTCTTACTTATTGTTGAAGATGAGGAACAGCTTTTAAGCACCATAAAATCACGTTGTCAAGCATTGCATTTTCCTGGATTGAGTGAACGAGACATTGCCAATTCATTGGTAGTAAATTATCAATTGAGTGAAAACGAAGCATCAAATATTGCACATCAAGCTGAAGGAAATTATAACAAAGCCTTGCAATTAATGCAAAATGATTCTAGTGATTTGGTTTTTGAAGAATGGTTTGTGGCTTGGGTTCGTACGGCATTTCGCGCCAAAGGAAATGTAACAGTTGTGCAGCAATTGATTGCTTGGTCTGATACCATTTCAAAAACTGGTCGCGAAACTCAAAAACGATTTTTAGAATATTGTTTGCAGTTTTTCAGGCAAGCGTTGTTGTTCAATTACAAATCAGAACAATTGGTATTTATCGAAACAAAAACCGATTTTAATCTGTCGAAATTTGCTCCATTTGTGCACTCAAATAATATTTTAGACATCGAAAAGGAAATTTCAGATGCCATGTATCACATTGAAAGAAATGGGAATGCAAAAATTATTTTGTTAGATTTATCTATAAAACTAACCCGTTTTTTACATAAAAAAGAACCTACAGTTTAG